The DNA window CTGAGCCAAAAGTACAGTGCACACGGGcacgtgcacagacacacacacacacacacacacacacacacacacacacacacacacgggtgtACACTCTCAGACCCTCTCGGGTGTGTTCCTGGAGCCTCGGAATCCCTCCTGGGCAGCCTAGAGCCTGGGGACCAGTGAGGCCCAGTGACGACTCTGACTCAAAAAAAGATGATACAACCACTCATATCATCATCATGATCCAAGGCAGCCCCTGACAGTGCCTGTCCCATCCTCAGGAGAGAGGGCACAAGAGGGCTCGGCCAACTGATCCAGTCCCGCCTGCCCGGCCCTGGAGGTCCGAGGCTGGAGGGGTGGTGACATGGAGATGGCAACCTGAACACCTGCAGTTAGAGCTCTCACGGGACCTCGGGCAactgggcacacagtaggtgctcaataaatgcactGATTGATTTCTACCCTTTTGTAGTGGTACCGTCAGACAATGGAACACAAGGCAGGTGGGTTACTGAGGGGGAGGCCGAGGCAGAGCCCCAAAGTCCTAAGAAGTCCAGCTCAGCTGCGCCCTGACTCCACTCACTCTTGGCCCAACCTCCCTGGCTTCATCCCTCTCCACGCCCACACCCCCCAAGCCATCTGTAGCCAGGACCCTGTGGACAgtctctcccagcctcccagcctccacgAGAGCCCTGCAAGTGTGTCTCCCCCTGGAGAGGacaaaagaatcttgaaaagagcactctcctcctcctgctcccctaTCACTCTGTCTTatcccttgttttattttcttcatggcactTATGACATTCTATAAatatctacttttttttaagtaagccctatgctcagtgtggggcttgaactcaagtcccttagatcaagagtcgcatgctctaggGAGGGGCCGGCCAGGCGCCTCTATAAATATCTTGTTAATTTGGTCCCTGCtgtctcccatccccacccccatcagaaTGCAGCGATCACTCTGGGGATCCCAGTATCTGCCTGGCACCCAGTGCCCATCAGGGCTCCAGGATGAGCGCCGTTACATTTCTACTGGCCGCGTCCCTGCCACTGGCCATGCCTACTGAGGCCAGTCCCTGACTGGCTCTGCTGCAGTGATCTCCCCAGCTTtcctggggcggggtggggggagcctcactggccccagcccccaccccaggcagagcCCTCTCTGCCTAAGGGGGTCTCATCACAGGGGCAGAGCTGCGGCTGCAATGTTCCCCCGGCGCCAACCCGACGCCATCACCCTCAACACAGCCTGGCACCCACACCCGGGGCCAGGATTGGCAGCGTCAGGTGGCGCCAGGCAGAGCTGGCGCGCtcgtccccctcctcccctgcgcacccccaggctccccgccccagccctgcctgcagcGGCCACTCACCCTCACTGAGGAAGGCGTCCCAGACGCGCAGCactgtggggaagggcagggagcgGGCGAAGAGGCACAGGAACCACTCGGGCAGGTACAGCAGGGGCCCGACGCCCGCCTGCTGCAGGTGCTTGTGCACGCGCGGGAGCAGCCGCCGGAGCAGGGCTGAGAACACCTGAGCGTCCAGCTGGACCGCCTCCTGCAGCGCCGCTAGCCGTCAGCACCTCCACTCCCGAACCCCGGGCTCTGCCCCTCTCAGTCCCTAGGCCCctgcctgcccagcccctcccctgtgccctcCTGCCCACTCCAGCCTCTCACCATGTGGGGCCCATAGTAGCCAGGGAGGTAGACCTCGCAGATCTGCACCAGGCACCAGAAGGCCTCCTGTGGGAGGGGCACAGGCCATGAATGCCGGCACTGAGGGGACCACAGAGGGAGGCGCAGGGCAGGGGAGAAaggagcacaggagaggggctgTGAGTCGAGCCTGAAGCCTAAATGCAGCGCGAACTCAGGCTCTTACCAAAAAGCCTCCTCACTGCGCAGAGGCCTCGGAGGGGTTTAGGAAGTTGGAAGTCACAGGCCTCACAAATATTGATTTTCAGAGTCACAGAGTTGGGGCTCACTGGTCAAGGGTTGGGAGGGTCCCGCAGTTCAAGTCCTGAGCTCTTGGGGTCATTAGGGTCAGAAATCATGGTCACGGGGCTCAAAATCAGGAGCTGTGAGGTCAAGGTGATGACATCAGATTCTGAGATCActggagcaggggacaggggccaAGGGTCCCAGGTTTCTGGAGTCAAGGTCGTTGGGCTTGAAGGTCATGGAGGTTGGCGGTCATGAGGCCCCAGGTCACTAGGACAGGATCTGGGAGTCAAGGATCCCAGGTCCCTGAGTCTGGAATCCCTGAGGTCGGGGGTCACGGATCACTGAGGTTGGGGTGTCAGGGTCTCGAGTCCCTGGTGCAGGGTCTAGGGCACTCACCTCTGGGGGCAGATGCATGAGCAGCACCGCAGCCACAGGGCCCTGGGCCTGGCAGTAGCCTTGTTCCGGCCGATGCAGCGTGTAAGCCTTGAGCACCTGCAGGAGCCCCTGCTGCCTGTGCCGAAAGACCCGTTAGGGGGCGGTCCTCCAGGAACCCTGCCTCCACCCACCGGGCAACCTCTTCCTAGGCCTCAGCCCCCAACGGGCTTCACTGGGTCCCCTGAGACATAAAGATATAAAGTTGAGGTGGGGGCCTGGGCTGAAGTCCCTGTGGGTTGTGAGGCTGGAGGTCCCTGGGGTTCACTGGCCTCCTACCCATGACCCTGAGGTGACACAAACATCTCGTGCAGAGGAAATTGGCGGTGCAGGTCCCTGCTGATGGTCTCCATCCACTGCGGGTCACCAGGGGCCTCGGCCAGTTCCTGTGGGTGGACAGGAAGGTGGGTGTGAGGGCTTGGAGTGGCCAGGGGCTCCAGAAAGGGCAGGCAGGGGCCCTGCCAACTCCATTACCTTATAGGTGTCGGGGCTGTTCTTCTGACACACGTGGGCCCCGCACAGCAGAGGCCAGCACCGGGCCCGCAGGGCAGAGGGGATGCCTTTCCGGCACTGCATCTTTACCTGCGGGGCAGGCCAAGGGGCCCCGTTAAACAGCCAGGCCAGCCTCTCCTGCTTCTGTTGGCAGGTCCCCAGCCCCATCCTGCCATGGGGCAAGGGTCACTTTGGGCAGTAGGGGAAAAAGGCAGGAGGTGCTGGGATCCCGGAGGGGTCAAATTTGCCAGGGCGTGGGCAAAGGCAAAGGGGGCTGAGCCGAAGGGCTTTGGTGAGGGGGGACCATGCTCCCCTCACCTTCTTGTACCGCCGAGACATGGTTTTCTCCCAATGTGAGGTCATCTCCACCCACTTCATCTCTCGCTGGCGTATAAGGTCTGCAGGAGGGTGACCTGGCCTGAGGGCACATGACACAGGTGTCAAGGTGTGGACTAGCTGTTACCCACATCTGTCACCCTTCATGCCACCCAGGTAAACTCAGTCCCTGGCCCTGGCGATCTCTGGGGAGACCTGGGGGTTGACCTGTCACCCAGGAGTTGCCGGTGGTTGTCATAGCGACAGGAAAGGATGTGGCTCTGATGTGGGTAGAAGCAGGAGAGACTGAAGGGGGTGTGTAGGtatgtgttgggggaggggctggctggctgTCCCCCAGGGCAGGAACACAGACAACTTGTAAGAGAAGCTAAGTGGACCGAGTCCCAGACTAGAAGCCAGGAGTCCTGAGTTTGAATTTGGTTCTATTTGGTCTGcggtgtgacctcgggcaagttcCTA is part of the Suricata suricatta isolate VVHF042 chromosome 11, meerkat_22Aug2017_6uvM2_HiC, whole genome shotgun sequence genome and encodes:
- the TBC1D10C gene encoding carabin isoform X2, translated to MAQALGEDLVQTSELQDDSSSLGSDSELSGPGPYRQADRYGFIGGSSAEPGPGHPPADLIRQREMKWVEMTSHWEKTMSRRYKKVKMQCRKGIPSALRARCWPLLCGAHVCQKNSPDTYKELAEAPGDPQWMETISRDLHRQFPLHEMFVSPQGHGQQGLLQVLKAYTLHRPEQGYCQAQGPVAAVLLMHLPPEEAFWCLVQICEVYLPGYYGPHMEAVQLDAQVFSALLRRLLPRVHKHLQQAGVGPLLYLPEWFLCLFARSLPFPTVLRVWDAFLSEGVKVLFRVGLTLVRLALGSAEQRLACPGLLETLGALRAIPPAQLQEEVFMSQVHSVALSEQDLQREVRAQLAQLPQSTSGPPPRPQARLPGAQAIFEAQQLAGVRGDTRPEVPRIVVQPPEEPRPPRRKPQTRGKTFHGLLTRARGPPIEGPPRSHRGSTSFLDTRF